The Panicum virgatum strain AP13 chromosome 5K, P.virgatum_v5, whole genome shotgun sequence genome has a window encoding:
- the LOC120705525 gene encoding reticulon-like protein B1 codes for MAEQPHAEGGASPKHETLMEKLADKLHVGGKDSSSSSDSDNDERPRPSAPPAPAAEVKPSFSDSAATAAAEAKAKVFRLFGREQPIHKALGGGKPADVFLWRNRNISAGVLGGATAIWILFELLGYHLLTFVCHGLIFSLGVLFLWSNASSFINKSPPRIPEVIIPEDLVVNIALSTRYEINRAFANLRQIALGRDIKKFVMVIAGLWLLSVLGSCCNFLTLVYIVFVVLHTVPVLYEKYEDQIDSYGEKGWVEIKKQYAVFDEKVLSKVPRGPAKDKKH; via the exons ATGGCGGAGCAGCCGCACGCGGAAGGCGGCGCGAGCCCCAAGCACGAGACCCTGATGGAGAAGCTCGCCGACAAGCTCCACGTCGGCGGCAAGgactcctcctcgtcctcggacTCCGACAACGACGAGCGGCCGcgcccctccgcgccgcccgcgcccgccgccgaggtCAAGCCCTCCTTCTCCGACTCCGCCGCCACGGCAGCCGCCGAGGCCAAGGCCAAGGTGTTCCGCCTCTTCGGCCGCGAGCAGCCGATCCACAAGGCCCTCGGTGGAGGCAAAC CTGCTGATGTGTTCCTGTGGAGGAACAGGAATATCTCTGCTGGAGTGCTTGGTGGTGCCACTGCAATCTGGATCCTCTTTGAATTGCTTGGCTACCATCTTCTGACCTTCGTTTGCCATGGTCTCATATTCTCTTTGGGTGTTCTGTTTCTCTGGTCTAACGCCTCCTCGTTCATCAACAA ATCGCCCCCACGGATCCCAGAGGTGATCATTCCTGAAGATCTGGTTGTCAACATTGCACTGTCTACTCGTTATGAGATCAACAGGGCCTTCGCCAATCTTCGCCAGATTGCTCTTGGCCGGGACATAAAGAAGTTCGTTATG GTGATTGCTGGGCTTTGGTTGCTTTCTGTTCTTGGGAGCTGCTGCAACTTCTTGACCTTGGTTTACATTG TCTTTGTGGTGCTGCACACAGTCCCTGTCCTCTACGAGAAGTATGAGGATCAGATTGACTCGTATGGCGAGAAGGGGTGGGTTGAAATCAAGAAGCAGTACGCCGTGTTTGATGAGAAGGTTCTGAGCAAAGTACCAAGGGGCCCCGCCAAAGACAAGAAGCACTAG
- the LOC120705526 gene encoding probable membrane-associated kinase regulator 2, with product MESFSFLKYLRGGVVAGAQRAPVAATTIAASACEDGGGGGGGACGGGDVEDDASFFDLEFAVPGDESAASDAEEERVEFNFAVAGEDVAASGGGEVVAVDAVAAPAGAETGEAKDGAEAEEETAEEAAPAPPPASLLRPATKFRVLLLKLRKPKVAVPADGNVSSPAPKQASRFLIKFRVDDAPLVSLFTGDNSSRTSDAGADRPAAAAAQAPAQHPQDQASAITAEERRFAKEVVLKYLSKIKPLYVKVSRRYGERLRFGGASEGEETDAEPDLPAPSPSPTASSQPAAAPQPVVVACGVRAPRASVPAGLKQVCKRLGKSRSASSAVAAAPSPPPPPPSPGAGAAAPQRRDDSLLQLQDGIQSAIAHCKRSFNASKGSESPLLRTMPAAGEARDGGRAADSSDGA from the exons ATGGAGTCCTTCAGCTTCCTCAAGTacctgcgcggcggcgtggtcgcCGGCGCCCAGCGCGCGCCCGTGGCCGCCACGACCATAGCCGCGTCGGCgtgcgaggacggcggcggcggaggtggtggcgcttgcggcggcggggacgtcgAGGACGACGCGTCCTTCTTCGACCTGGAGTTCGCGGTCCCCGGCGACGAGAGCGCCGCGTCCGatgcggaggaggagcgggtgGAGTTCAACTTCGCCGTGGCCGGCGAGGACGTCGCCGCGTCCGGCGGGGGCGAGGTGGTGGCCGTCGACGCGgtggccgcgccggccggcgcggAGACGGGCGAGGCAAaggacggcgcggaggcggaggaggagacagCCGAGGAGGCTGCgccagccccgccgccggcgtctctgctccggccggccaccaagttccgcgtgctgctgctgaagctgaGGAAGCCCAAGGTCGCCGTCCCGGCAGACGGCAACGTCAGCTCTCCGGCGCCGAAGCAGGCGAGCCGGTTCCTGATAAAGTTCCGGGTGGACGACGCGCCCCTGGTGTCGCTGTTCACGGGCGACAACAGCTCGCGCACCTCGGACGCCGGCGCGGACcggcccgcggccgcggcggcgcaggcgcccgCGCAGCATCCCCAGGACCAGGCGTCCGCGATCACCGCCGAGGAGCGGCGGTTCGCCAAGGAGGTGGTCCTCAAGTACCTGAGCAAGATCAAGCCGCTGTATGTGAAGGTGTCCCGGCGCTACGGCGAGCGCCTCCGGTTCGGAGGCGCCAGCGAGGGCGAGGAGACGGACGCCGAGCCCGACCTCCCcgccccgtccccgtccccgacCGCGTCGTCCCAGCCCGCAGCGGCGCCGCAgccggtggtggtggcctgcggcgtgcgcgcgccccGCGCGAGCGTGCCCGCCGGGCTGAAGCAGGTGTGCAAGCGCCTGGGGAAGAGCCGGTCGGCGTCgtccgccgtggccgcggcgccctccccgcctccgccgccgccttccccaggggccggggcggcggccccGCAGCGGCGGGACGACtcgctgctgcagctgcaggacGGCATCCAGAGCGCCATCGCCCACTGCAAGCGCTCCTTCAACGCGTCCAAAG GGTCGGAGTCGCCGCTGCTGCGGACCatgccggcggcgggcgaggcgaGGGACGGCGGCCGGGCGGCCGACAGCAGCGACGGCGCGTGA